One genomic region from Pecten maximus chromosome 5, xPecMax1.1, whole genome shotgun sequence encodes:
- the LOC117327391 gene encoding uncharacterized protein LOC117327391 produces MNQVVLVPVVVLSSILLLTAPVAVDAADTCVTGNANQKDCCAAAGCGWYECSYNATSPVKACLNKTDHDTINKTCPGSTDSADLNSKCDAAQTGCSALNETTCCSESECGLYKCDTAAGCWNSSDVNGYKAYCESSNKTADLTDTCPGTTDPCLTNQANSSCCSADGCGWFQCKDADDKLIGNATCLTNTTTNLINCTSPATPKDTCKDVPTPTPAPLLKCRN; encoded by the exons CTCCAGTTGCTGTTGATGCTGCAG acaCTTGTGTCACCGGCAATGCAAACCAAAAAGATTGCTGTGCTGCAGCTGGCTGTGGATGGTATGAGTGTAGTTACAATGCAACTTCTCCTGTAAAAG CGTGTCTAAACAAGACCGACCATGATACCATCAACAAGACATGCCCAGGCAGTACAGATAGCGCTGACTTGAACAGCAAAT GTGATGCTGCAC AGACCGGCTGCTCAGCCTTAAATGAAACTACATGTTGTTCTGAGTCGGAATGTGGATTGTATAAATGCGATACAGCAGCAG GTTGCTGGAACTCTTCTGATGTTAATGGATACAAGGCGTATTGTGAATCTAGCAACAAAACAGCAGATTTAACTGACacat GTCCAGGAACCACAG atccCTGCTTGACAAACCAAGCAAACTCTAGCTGCTGCTCTGCTGATGGTTGTGGCTGGTTCCAGTGTAAAGATGCTGATGATAAACTGATAGGGAATG CAACATGTTTAACCAACACCACAACCAACCTAATCAACTGTACATCTCCAGCAACCCCGAAGGACACAT GTAAAGATGTGCCCACTCCCACACCAGCTCCTTTGT TAAAATGTAGAAACTGA